In the genome of Pseudomonas sp. P5_109, one region contains:
- a CDS encoding MFS transporter gives MNLISRSTFDNDQDSLLYNRIAWRLLPFLFVLYVVAFLDRVNVGFAKLQMSADIGLSDLAFGFGAGVFFVGYCLCEIPSNMILQRVGARFWITRIMITWGVLSICMMFVKTPTAFYILRFLLGMAEAGFYPGVVLYMTYWFPSYARSQGMAWFNLGIAMAGVLGSPLSGWIMQTFAGVAGMAGWQWLFLLEGIPAVLLGITVFFYLDDRPGKVHWLSPEQNTRVVQQLAAQRQQHEAAGAGHNFRAAFVSKDLWCLIYVNFALLCGTYGVSFWLPQIVQGLGVKSLFHTGLIAAIPFAVASVVMVLVSRHSDKQRERRWHGTLCNLASAFGLAIAAYFHDQPVLSLAGLSLAMSGGLAGFCVLWALPGVLLTGTAAAAGIALIATVGNLGGYASPFMMGWVKQSSGHLEYGLYALAGMTLIGALVMFSIKPPGAVAVKELPELSNI, from the coding sequence ATGAACCTCATATCCCGCAGCACCTTCGACAATGACCAGGACAGCCTGCTCTACAACCGTATCGCGTGGCGCCTGTTGCCGTTCCTTTTCGTCTTGTATGTGGTCGCCTTTCTGGATCGCGTGAACGTTGGATTTGCCAAGCTGCAGATGTCGGCCGACATCGGTTTGAGCGATCTTGCGTTCGGTTTCGGCGCCGGGGTTTTCTTCGTCGGCTACTGTCTGTGCGAGATACCCAGCAATATGATCCTGCAGCGTGTCGGGGCGAGGTTCTGGATCACCCGGATCATGATCACCTGGGGGGTGCTGTCGATCTGCATGATGTTCGTCAAAACGCCAACGGCCTTTTATATCCTGCGCTTTCTGTTGGGCATGGCAGAGGCCGGGTTCTATCCAGGGGTCGTGCTGTACATGACCTACTGGTTTCCTTCCTATGCGCGCTCCCAGGGCATGGCCTGGTTCAATCTGGGCATTGCGATGGCCGGTGTTCTGGGCAGTCCGCTGTCCGGCTGGATCATGCAGACATTTGCCGGCGTAGCGGGCATGGCGGGCTGGCAATGGTTGTTCTTGCTGGAGGGAATTCCAGCGGTACTGCTGGGTATCACGGTGTTCTTTTACCTGGACGATCGACCTGGCAAGGTGCACTGGCTCAGCCCTGAACAGAACACTCGTGTGGTGCAGCAACTGGCGGCTCAGCGCCAGCAGCATGAAGCGGCGGGGGCTGGCCACAACTTCCGGGCGGCATTCGTCAGCAAAGATTTGTGGTGCCTGATCTACGTGAACTTCGCATTGCTGTGCGGCACCTATGGGGTGTCATTCTGGCTGCCGCAGATCGTTCAGGGTCTTGGGGTGAAAAGCCTGTTTCATACCGGGTTGATCGCAGCTATTCCTTTCGCGGTGGCGTCGGTCGTCATGGTATTGGTCAGCCGCCACTCGGATAAACAACGTGAGCGACGTTGGCACGGTACGCTGTGCAATCTGGCTTCTGCCTTCGGGCTTGCAATTGCGGCGTACTTCCATGATCAGCCGGTGTTGTCGCTGGCAGGGCTGAGTCTGGCCATGTCTGGCGGCCTGGCGGGTTTCTGTGTGTTGTGGGCGCTGCCCGGTGTACTGCTCACCGGGACCGCGGCGGCGGCAGGTATTGCTCTGATTGCCACCGTCGGTAACCTGGGCGGCTATGCCAGTCCGTTCATGATGGGTTGGGTCAAGCAGAGCAGCGGGCATCTCGAATATGGCCTGTATGCGCTGGCCGGCATGACGTTGATCGGGGCGCTGGTGATGTTTTCAATCAAGCCTCCAGGCGCTGTGGCCGTTAAAGAATTGCCTGAACTCTCGAACATCTGA
- a CDS encoding GMC family oxidoreductase codes for MQTFDYIVVGAGSAGCALSARLASAGKQVLLLEAGPADNHPYIHIPGTFIRVHGSRRTWMYRTEPEPFVNQRQVYIPQGRTLGGGSSVNAMIYIRGQAQDYDDWQASGCPGWGWQDVLPVFRRCETNVRLGGALHGQNGPLNVSDAGHRHALSRAFVRAAVEAGVPATDDFNGARQEGAGFYQTTTSHGRRASSAVAYIKPLRNNINLKVLTETHVTELLFDGARVTGVRAMDREGVAIRFTARAEVIVSAGAIASPKLLMLSGIGPQAHLNEMGIAMRVHSPGVGENFQDHLSASVYAQTREPVSLLGHDRGLRALGHGLKYLANRSGLLSSNVVESGAFVDATGCGRPDVQFHVVPALVGDIDRLPPSGHGISINPCALRPRSRGQLRLKSADPMQEVSLKANYLSDEHDLRTMVAGVKFARRILRAPALASVVEKMLLLPDHDDIADHVLEDYVRSVAKTVFHPAGTCRMGMDANAVVGPDLRVHGVQGLRVADASIMPTIVSGNTNAPCIMIGERCADFILGNAA; via the coding sequence ATGCAAACCTTCGATTACATCGTGGTCGGGGCCGGTTCCGCTGGCTGTGCCTTGAGCGCACGGCTGGCGAGTGCTGGCAAGCAGGTGCTGTTGCTTGAAGCCGGACCGGCCGACAACCATCCGTACATTCACATTCCCGGCACCTTCATTCGGGTTCACGGCTCCCGGCGTACCTGGATGTATCGCACCGAACCCGAGCCTTTCGTCAATCAGCGCCAGGTCTACATTCCACAAGGCCGCACGCTGGGAGGTGGTAGTTCGGTTAACGCTATGATTTATATACGCGGCCAGGCACAAGACTATGACGATTGGCAAGCTAGTGGTTGTCCGGGGTGGGGGTGGCAGGACGTTCTGCCGGTGTTTCGGCGCTGCGAAACCAACGTCCGGTTAGGTGGCGCCTTGCACGGCCAGAATGGCCCGCTGAACGTCAGTGACGCTGGTCACCGGCATGCCTTGAGCCGCGCTTTTGTGAGGGCCGCGGTTGAAGCGGGGGTGCCGGCGACGGATGACTTTAACGGCGCAAGACAAGAGGGCGCCGGCTTCTATCAAACCACCACGTCTCACGGTCGGCGCGCCAGTTCGGCGGTGGCTTACATAAAGCCTTTGCGCAACAACATAAACCTGAAAGTGCTCACCGAGACCCATGTCACCGAACTGCTGTTCGATGGCGCTCGGGTCACGGGAGTTCGGGCCATGGATCGTGAAGGCGTTGCGATCAGGTTTACCGCTCGTGCAGAAGTCATTGTCAGTGCCGGAGCGATTGCTTCACCCAAACTTCTGATGCTGTCGGGGATTGGGCCGCAGGCTCATCTGAATGAAATGGGCATTGCAATGCGCGTGCACTCGCCGGGCGTGGGTGAGAACTTTCAGGATCACCTCAGCGCTTCGGTGTATGCGCAAACACGTGAACCTGTCAGCTTGCTCGGGCATGACCGGGGCTTGCGTGCGTTGGGGCACGGTCTCAAGTACCTGGCCAACCGTTCGGGTCTGCTTAGCTCCAACGTGGTGGAGAGCGGTGCTTTCGTCGATGCCACCGGTTGCGGTCGGCCGGACGTGCAATTTCATGTGGTGCCGGCGCTGGTCGGCGATATCGACCGGTTGCCACCCAGTGGCCACGGTATCTCGATCAACCCCTGCGCCTTGCGGCCTCGCTCGCGTGGCCAACTGCGCCTGAAAAGTGCCGACCCAATGCAAGAGGTTTCGCTGAAGGCCAATTACCTGAGTGATGAGCACGACCTTCGGACCATGGTCGCAGGCGTCAAATTTGCCCGCCGAATCCTGCGTGCACCAGCGCTGGCCAGCGTCGTGGAAAAAATGCTGTTGCTACCTGATCACGACGACATTGCAGATCATGTGCTGGAGGACTACGTGCGCAGTGTTGCAAAAACCGTTTTCCATCCTGCGGGAACCTGTCGCATGGGGATGGATGCCAACGCAGTCGTCGGGCCCGATCTTCGGGTGCATGGCGTGCAGGGGCTGCGCGTCGCCGATGCGTCGATCATGCCGACTATCGTCAGCGGCAATACTAATGCTCCCTGCATCATGATCGGTGAGCGGTGTGCCGATTTCATTTTGGGGAATGCCGCGTAG
- a CDS encoding IclR family transcriptional regulator, giving the protein MEQDDEKPTTGPVLLESVEMVFRLLDELTAARRPLGVTELAHLLQTAKPRTYRHLASMRQLGILEQDPVSEKYLLGARLVAYGEAAGEQFDLRAIADPYLTRIRDATGQTALLAVATHDTALVVSCVESKANVCISVKPGNRVLPYCSAQGRTVLAFADAASQQRVMRRKMPALTERTLHDPESLTQRLELIRQRLYDDADGEVTMGINALCCPIFRENDVIVGTIGIVGPSAAIPSPPPAAMLRELQSAAAEISERLHAGTYQRL; this is encoded by the coding sequence TTGGAACAGGATGACGAAAAGCCCACCACCGGCCCCGTACTGCTGGAATCGGTGGAAATGGTGTTCCGTCTGCTCGATGAGCTGACCGCTGCACGCCGCCCTTTGGGGGTGACTGAACTGGCTCATCTGCTGCAAACCGCCAAACCGAGAACCTACCGGCATCTGGCCTCGATGCGTCAGCTGGGCATCCTCGAACAAGATCCCGTCAGCGAGAAATACCTGCTTGGGGCTCGCCTGGTCGCCTACGGTGAGGCGGCAGGTGAGCAGTTTGACCTGCGGGCCATTGCTGATCCTTACCTGACACGTATTCGCGACGCCACGGGGCAAACGGCACTGCTGGCGGTCGCCACTCATGACACTGCGCTGGTGGTGTCGTGTGTCGAGTCCAAAGCCAATGTGTGCATTTCGGTCAAGCCTGGTAACCGCGTGCTGCCCTATTGCTCGGCACAGGGGCGCACCGTGCTCGCTTTCGCCGATGCCGCCAGCCAGCAACGGGTCATGCGCCGCAAGATGCCGGCTCTCACCGAACGCACCCTGCACGATCCCGAGTCGCTCACCCAGCGTCTGGAACTGATTCGCCAACGGCTTTATGACGATGCCGACGGTGAAGTGACCATGGGTATCAATGCGCTGTGCTGTCCGATCTTTCGCGAGAACGATGTGATTGTCGGCACGATTGGGATCGTGGGTCCGAGCGCGGCGATTCCTTCGCCACCACCGGCCGCGATGCTGCGCGAGTTGCAATCGGCAGCGGCCGAGATCAGCGAGCGTTTGCATGCAGGGACCTACCAGCGTTTGTGA
- a CDS encoding ABC transporter permease, which yields MRNPNSGPMAWFGNLGVSLSGCLVLAFLLLPILIVLPLSFSDSRYMSLPLGHFTLRWYEDFFSSSQWLSALFNSFAVALASTALAVVLGGLAALGLRHPAMPGKRFIEVLLIAPMIVPAVIVGVGMYFVFSNAGLTRTYLGLILAHTTLAVPFVVVNVGSALGGLNQRLLWAAASMGATPWVTLRKVTLPLISPGLVSGGLFAFATSLDEVVVTLFLAGPDQRTLPREMFTTAREALSPVLLSAATVMVLFATLLLLLSRAATRRS from the coding sequence ATCCGCAATCCCAATAGTGGGCCGATGGCCTGGTTCGGCAACCTCGGCGTGTCACTCAGTGGCTGTCTGGTACTGGCCTTTCTGCTGCTGCCTATTCTCATCGTATTGCCGCTGTCGTTCAGCGATAGCCGCTACATGTCACTGCCACTGGGGCACTTTACGCTGCGCTGGTATGAGGACTTCTTCTCCTCGTCACAATGGCTGAGTGCATTGTTCAACAGCTTTGCGGTGGCTCTGGCGAGTACCGCCCTTGCTGTAGTCCTGGGTGGACTGGCGGCGCTGGGTCTGCGACACCCGGCCATGCCTGGCAAACGCTTCATCGAAGTGCTGTTGATCGCCCCCATGATCGTGCCGGCGGTCATCGTCGGCGTGGGTATGTACTTTGTATTCTCCAATGCGGGGCTGACGCGAACTTACCTGGGGTTGATTCTGGCGCATACCACCCTGGCCGTGCCTTTTGTGGTGGTCAACGTCGGCTCCGCGCTGGGCGGTCTGAATCAACGCCTGTTGTGGGCAGCAGCAAGCATGGGTGCGACACCCTGGGTGACGCTGCGCAAAGTGACATTGCCACTGATTTCACCTGGCTTGGTGTCCGGGGGTTTGTTCGCCTTTGCCACCTCTCTGGATGAAGTGGTGGTGACGCTGTTTCTCGCTGGCCCTGATCAGCGGACCCTGCCTCGCGAGATGTTCACTACCGCTCGAGAAGCCTTGAGCCCGGTGTTGCTTTCAGCGGCAACCGTCATGGTGCTGTTTGCCACTCTGCTGTTGCTGCTGTCACGCGCAGCAACCCGGCGTTCATAA